In one uncultured Methanoregula sp. genomic region, the following are encoded:
- a CDS encoding PadR family transcriptional regulator — translation MNIQFKKGVLEICVLSVLAHKDCYGYELVGEISKRIDISEGTIYPLLKRLKDEGYVTTYLQESDEGPPRKYYRLTESGRKEEHEQKDEWMRFAASVNALLDGKHDTAN, via the coding sequence ATGAATATCCAGTTTAAAAAAGGCGTACTTGAGATCTGCGTTCTCTCTGTTCTGGCTCACAAGGACTGCTATGGTTACGAACTGGTTGGTGAGATCTCAAAGCGGATCGATATCTCGGAAGGGACGATCTACCCGCTCCTGAAACGACTCAAGGATGAAGGGTATGTCACAACCTACCTCCAGGAGTCTGATGAGGGCCCCCCCAGGAAATATTACCGGCTTACGGAAAGCGGAAGGAAGGAAGAACATGAACAGAAAGACGAATGGATGCGGTTTGCAGCATCAGTGAATGCGCTTCTGGATGGGAAACATGACACTGCAAACTGA
- a CDS encoding FtsX-like permease family protein produces MGKKELKVAFLLALRSLQRGSRSSVILTVLIIGMCFTNMIFLPALFNGIGKSISQQVIDYEIGNVLVSPKSGDRYVYDVDATLSLINGMPGVERATPHFSRGATLKYRQRVLGATVRSISPNDEKSISPLYTKMIAGSYLGDSDVGEVIIGKPVAGDPTIKREDEFQPSLGGVRVGDSITIEYGNGYTKEYRVKGIYYTGWATSDSAVYVTRTDMALAEGKPLDYADSILVRTKPGYSEKFVKNELIQYGVSQKVQTTRDLLDKTMGRIMQSFAIMNMVSLLVSIVITTVVLFIIITIKTLSSRRQIGILKAIGVDKEVIMHNYGFQVIILSILGIILGLALTMILAAYMQANPIVTPDWSAALYLTPMDLVTNSLILFAASVVAGYVPAYQVSREDIQNSMRS; encoded by the coding sequence ATGGGAAAGAAAGAGCTAAAAGTCGCGTTCCTCCTGGCCCTGCGCTCCCTCCAGCGGGGGAGCCGGTCCAGCGTGATCCTGACCGTGCTCATCATCGGGATGTGCTTCACCAACATGATCTTCCTTCCGGCCCTCTTCAACGGGATCGGGAAGAGCATCAGCCAGCAGGTTATTGACTACGAGATCGGCAACGTGCTCGTCAGCCCCAAGTCCGGGGATCGGTACGTGTATGACGTTGATGCCACGCTCTCGCTCATCAACGGCATGCCCGGTGTGGAACGGGCCACTCCCCACTTCTCCCGGGGAGCGACTCTCAAGTACCGCCAGCGCGTGCTCGGGGCTACCGTGCGGTCCATATCGCCCAATGACGAGAAGTCCATTTCCCCCCTGTACACCAAGATGATCGCCGGCAGTTACCTGGGTGACAGCGACGTCGGCGAAGTGATCATCGGAAAACCGGTTGCCGGCGACCCCACGATCAAGAGGGAGGACGAGTTCCAGCCCTCGCTCGGGGGCGTGCGCGTGGGGGACTCGATAACAATAGAATACGGGAACGGGTACACGAAGGAGTACCGGGTCAAAGGGATCTACTATACCGGCTGGGCAACTTCGGACAGTGCCGTATACGTGACAAGAACCGACATGGCGCTTGCGGAGGGCAAACCGCTCGATTATGCAGATTCCATCCTGGTCAGGACCAAGCCCGGGTATTCTGAGAAGTTCGTAAAGAATGAACTTATCCAGTACGGCGTATCGCAGAAAGTCCAGACAACGCGCGATCTCCTTGACAAGACCATGGGCCGGATCATGCAGAGTTTTGCGATCATGAACATGGTCTCCCTGCTTGTGAGCATCGTCATCACGACGGTCGTGCTCTTCATCATCATTACAATCAAGACCCTCAGCAGCCGCCGCCAGATCGGGATCCTGAAGGCCATCGGCGTGGACAAGGAAGTGATCATGCACAACTACGGGTTCCAGGTGATCATCCTGTCCATCCTGGGCATCATCCTTGGCCTCGCCTTAACGATGATCCTGGCAGCATACATGCAGGCCAACCCGATCGTCACACCCGACTGGTCAGCCGCCCTCTACCTGACACCCATGGATCTGGTCACCAACTCCCTGATCCTCTTTGCGGCGTCCGTTGTCGCAGGGTATGTTCCCGCGTACCAGGTCTCGCGCGAGGATATCCAGAACTCAATGAGGTCCTGA
- a CDS encoding N-acetyltransferase: MDSFYIRPELPEDIPAILEVQFQAFAQDGEARLVSALRHDGNINPELSLVAVHKNRIIGHILFCPITIVSDSVETPALALAPLAVHQDFQCMGIGAALVEEGIGECQRLGHRIVIVVGHPGYYPRFGFTPARKSGILAPFPCPDEAFMALPLRAGALDGIGGMVRYPVAFDTVGAHTS; this comes from the coding sequence ATGGATTCCTTTTATATCCGGCCGGAACTCCCGGAAGATATTCCCGCTATTTTAGAAGTCCAGTTCCAGGCGTTCGCGCAGGATGGCGAGGCACGGCTCGTGAGCGCCCTGCGCCACGATGGCAATATCAATCCCGAACTTTCCCTTGTTGCCGTGCACAAAAACAGGATCATCGGTCACATCCTCTTCTGCCCGATCACCATTGTTTCAGATTCCGTGGAGACCCCGGCGCTTGCGCTCGCCCCCCTTGCCGTACACCAGGATTTCCAGTGCATGGGGATTGGTGCAGCCCTCGTTGAAGAGGGGATCGGGGAATGCCAGCGCCTCGGCCACCGCATCGTGATCGTGGTTGGCCACCCCGGATATTATCCCCGCTTCGGTTTCACTCCTGCACGGAAATCCGGGATTCTCGCGCCGTTTCCCTGCCCGGATGAGGCGTTCATGGCCCTGCCCCTGAGGGCCGGGGCACTTGACGGGATTGGCGGGATGGTCAGGTACCCGGTGGCGTTCGATACGGTCGGTGCCCACACATCATAA
- a CDS encoding ABC transporter permease — MGKRELKTAFLLALRGLQRGSRSSVILTVLIIAMCFTNMIFLPSLLNGIGQSITKQIVDYEVSDVLVDPKTGNQYVNDLDATLALINGMPGVERATPRFSKGATLMYHKRVLGTTIRAIKPNDDKYVSPLYKTMVAGSYLGNDDTGEIILAKPVAGDATIKEEDEFQPSLGGVRVGDSITVEYANGYTRDYRVKGIFSTGWYEADAAAYVTWTDMEQAEGKPLDYADFITVKAKPGYSPKFVKTELLQYGVADRVQTSTDVLAKNMGKILQSYAILNLVSLFVSIVITTVVLFIVITIKTINARKQIGVLKAIGVDKEVIMHTYGFQVIILSLMGIALGVIMTMILNKFMEYYPVVTVDWSASLYITPMDLVMNSVILFAVSIVAGYVPAYQVSREDIQSGMRA; from the coding sequence ATGGGAAAGAGAGAGCTGAAAACTGCGTTCCTGCTGGCACTGCGCGGGCTCCAGCGGGGGAGCCGGTCCAGCGTTATCCTGACGGTCCTTATCATTGCGATGTGCTTCACCAACATGATCTTCCTGCCCTCCCTCCTCAACGGGATCGGTCAGAGCATCACAAAACAGATCGTGGATTACGAGGTATCCGATGTCCTTGTCGACCCGAAGACAGGAAACCAGTATGTCAATGATCTTGACGCCACGCTCGCTCTCATCAACGGTATGCCCGGCGTGGAACGGGCCACTCCCCGGTTCTCCAAGGGGGCGACGCTCATGTATCACAAACGGGTGCTCGGCACCACGATACGGGCCATCAAACCCAATGACGACAAGTACGTCTCTCCCCTGTACAAAACGATGGTAGCCGGCAGTTACCTGGGGAATGACGATACGGGCGAGATCATCCTCGCAAAGCCCGTTGCCGGTGATGCCACGATAAAGGAGGAGGACGAGTTCCAGCCTTCGCTCGGGGGCGTGAGGGTGGGGGACTCGATCACGGTCGAGTATGCCAACGGGTACACGAGGGATTACCGGGTAAAAGGGATCTTTAGTACCGGATGGTACGAGGCCGATGCTGCTGCCTACGTCACCTGGACCGACATGGAACAGGCGGAAGGAAAACCCCTGGATTACGCGGATTTCATCACGGTCAAGGCCAAGCCCGGGTACTCCCCGAAGTTCGTCAAAACCGAGCTGCTGCAGTACGGCGTTGCGGACCGCGTCCAGACCTCCACCGATGTCCTGGCCAAGAACATGGGCAAGATCCTCCAGAGCTATGCCATCCTGAACCTGGTCTCATTGTTCGTAAGCATCGTCATCACGACGGTCGTGCTCTTCATCGTCATCACCATCAAGACTATCAACGCCAGGAAGCAGATCGGTGTCCTGAAGGCCATCGGGGTGGACAAGGAAGTGATCATGCATACCTACGGGTTCCAGGTCATCATCCTTTCCCTCATGGGCATTGCGCTCGGGGTGATCATGACCATGATTCTCAACAAGTTCATGGAATATTATCCGGTCGTGACCGTTGACTGGTCCGCTTCGCTGTACATAACCCCCATGGACCTCGTGATGAACTCTGTCATCCTCTTTGCAGTATCCATTGTCGCGGGCTATGTTCCCGCGTACCAGGTCTCGCGGGAGGATATCCAGAGCGGGATGCGGGCCTGA
- a CDS encoding toast rack family protein, with product MNPEKTGTAHLTHGQRFLVWSKINPVRLVMWLVAITIISFVIGFGILALSGEFPPATGHDFSPFRNTALMSPNITTILLDGARQGEVHFSLGAGKLALQGGAPPDALMEVTVFSKAREWQPDLFRNMNTSKLCVAITEKGHKAREWFAVDSPNHWEIRLNDDLPLDLDIHVGAGDSRLDLGTLNLSTLTINNGAGNTRIDLGGYHGGRFDAEISNGIGDLTVFIPKYSNTRIDVDTGVGDVTGSGLIRDNGMFTTVGYNPAIPVNTIRIKQGIGSISLEAV from the coding sequence ATGAACCCGGAAAAAACCGGCACTGCCCACCTGACGCACGGACAGCGGTTCCTTGTCTGGTCGAAGATAAACCCGGTGAGGCTGGTGATGTGGCTTGTCGCCATCACCATTATCTCCTTTGTCATCGGGTTTGGGATCCTCGCCCTGTCCGGCGAATTTCCCCCGGCAACAGGCCACGATTTCTCTCCTTTCCGGAATACTGCCCTGATGTCTCCCAATATCACAACGATCCTGCTGGATGGTGCCCGGCAGGGTGAAGTGCATTTCAGCCTTGGTGCCGGTAAACTGGCCCTGCAGGGAGGAGCACCGCCCGATGCCCTCATGGAGGTGACGGTCTTCTCGAAGGCCCGGGAGTGGCAGCCAGATCTTTTTCGGAATATGAATACTTCGAAACTCTGTGTTGCCATAACGGAAAAAGGGCACAAGGCCAGGGAATGGTTTGCCGTAGATTCCCCGAACCATTGGGAGATCCGGCTCAATGACGATCTTCCCCTTGACCTTGACATTCACGTCGGGGCGGGAGACAGCCGGCTGGATCTTGGTACCCTTAACCTGAGTACCCTCACCATCAACAACGGTGCCGGTAATACCCGGATCGATCTTGGCGGCTATCATGGCGGCCGGTTCGATGCAGAGATCTCCAATGGAATTGGGGATTTAACAGTGTTTATACCCAAGTACAGCAATACCCGGATCGATGTAGACACCGGAGTCGGCGATGTCACCGGCTCCGGTCTCATCCGGGACAACGGAATGTTCACTACTGTCGGTTACAACCCGGCAATACCGGTGAATACAATCAGAATTAAACAGGGTATCGGCAGCATATCGCTGGAAGCGGTGTGA
- a CDS encoding SagB/ThcOx family dehydrogenase: MTEQRPGNPAPKGTGQEFMERTKYRYIGKSDQEKGIRQPPLELPPDPAIPLFSLPRPDSLEIPPVDLRMAIERRTSIRTYAREPLSLDELGFLLWCTLGVKTIHGNLATLRTVPSAGARHAFETYILANDVDGLVPGLYRYLALSHRLQQTDTDPTLVIRITEACFNQQFMFRSGAVFLWTAVPYRMTWRYGERGYRDLHLDAGHVCQNLYLAAEAIGCGVCAIAAFDDDEMNRILGINGRDQFLIYLATVGKKGE, translated from the coding sequence ATGACAGAACAAAGGCCAGGTAACCCGGCCCCAAAAGGAACCGGGCAGGAGTTCATGGAGAGAACGAAGTACCGCTATATCGGTAAGAGCGACCAGGAGAAGGGCATCCGGCAACCCCCGCTCGAACTGCCGCCGGATCCGGCGATTCCCCTGTTCAGCCTCCCACGGCCGGATTCCCTTGAGATCCCCCCTGTTGATCTCCGTATGGCCATTGAACGGCGCACCAGTATCCGGACCTATGCCCGCGAACCGCTTTCCCTTGACGAACTCGGGTTCCTGCTCTGGTGCACCCTGGGTGTGAAGACGATCCACGGGAATCTCGCCACCCTGCGTACCGTCCCTTCCGCAGGGGCACGCCACGCGTTCGAGACATACATCCTTGCAAACGATGTGGATGGACTCGTGCCGGGGCTGTACCGGTATCTCGCTCTCTCCCACCGGCTCCAGCAGACAGATACGGATCCCACGCTCGTAATTCGGATAACGGAGGCCTGTTTCAACCAGCAGTTCATGTTCCGGAGCGGTGCGGTCTTTCTCTGGACCGCGGTCCCGTACCGCATGACGTGGCGCTATGGCGAGCGGGGATACCGGGACCTCCATCTCGATGCCGGGCATGTCTGCCAGAACCTCTACCTTGCTGCAGAAGCCATCGGGTGCGGGGTCTGTGCCATTGCGGCATTCGATGACGATGAGATGAACCGGATCCTGGGAATCAACGGGAGAGACCAGTTCCTGATCTACCTCGCCACGGTGGGAAAAAAAGGTGAGTGA
- a CDS encoding ABC transporter ATP-binding protein, which produces MIEISELRRIYRMGDVEVNALDGVTINITKGEFLGIMGASGSGKTTLLHLLGLLDEPSSGRIVIEGTDLCSLTDYEKTMFRLYKFGYVFQDYALVPDLTVMENVSLPAMLRKDRADQQILDDSHDILKKIGLFERRNHLPRELSGGQQQRVSIARAMVNKPEILFADEPCANLDSENSRMVLDLFKEINEEMEQTIVMVSHESWHQEYFHRIVRLGDGKVISDGINGHGK; this is translated from the coding sequence ATGATCGAGATATCAGAATTACGGAGAATTTACCGGATGGGCGATGTCGAAGTCAATGCCCTGGACGGCGTGACGATCAATATTACCAAAGGGGAGTTTTTAGGGATTATGGGGGCGAGCGGGAGCGGCAAGACCACGCTTCTGCACCTGCTCGGCCTCCTCGACGAACCTTCCTCCGGGAGGATCGTCATCGAGGGTACGGACCTGTGCAGCCTCACGGATTACGAGAAGACCATGTTCCGGCTCTACAAGTTCGGGTATGTCTTCCAGGACTATGCCCTGGTGCCCGACCTCACCGTCATGGAGAATGTCTCACTGCCCGCGATGCTCCGGAAAGACAGGGCCGACCAGCAGATACTCGACGACAGCCACGACATCCTGAAAAAGATCGGCCTCTTCGAACGCCGGAACCACCTGCCGCGGGAACTCTCGGGGGGACAGCAGCAGCGGGTCTCGATTGCCCGGGCCATGGTGAACAAGCCCGAGATCCTGTTTGCCGATGAACCGTGCGCCAACCTGGACTCCGAGAACTCCCGGATGGTGCTGGATCTCTTCAAGGAGATCAACGAGGAGATGGAGCAGACCATCGTGATGGTCTCCCACGAATCATGGCACCAGGAGTATTTCCACCGTATCGTCAGGCTCGGCGACGGGAAGGTCATCAGCGACGGGATAAACGGTCACGGGAAATGA
- a CDS encoding DUF1700 domain-containing protein encodes MTLQTEQEYIRILKSRLEGVLPRDELDDLLSDYSEHFRIGKSSGRTEDDLCRSLGSPDDVAREVKATHFVNKAESTRSCGNIFHAVIATLGLGLFNLVFVLVPFIVIVALLVVIFLLGVAFAIFGPAAFILSILQILGIPAFAIWQSPAAGTFFSIGITTFGLLLIAAAFYLARFFYHLGIRYLKWNIRIIRGTEDLS; translated from the coding sequence ATGACACTGCAAACTGAACAGGAATACATCCGTATCCTCAAAAGCAGGCTTGAGGGTGTACTCCCCAGGGATGAACTTGACGATCTCCTCTCGGACTATTCCGAGCATTTCCGGATAGGGAAATCGAGCGGGCGCACGGAGGACGACCTCTGCCGCTCGCTTGGATCCCCCGACGATGTTGCACGGGAAGTTAAGGCAACCCATTTTGTCAACAAGGCAGAATCCACCCGTTCGTGCGGCAATATATTCCATGCAGTTATTGCAACGCTCGGACTCGGGCTCTTCAACCTGGTCTTCGTACTTGTGCCCTTCATCGTTATCGTCGCCCTGCTTGTTGTCATCTTCCTTCTGGGTGTCGCCTTTGCGATATTCGGGCCTGCGGCATTCATCCTCTCGATCCTGCAGATCCTGGGTATTCCCGCCTTTGCCATCTGGCAGTCGCCGGCAGCAGGGACATTCTTCTCGATTGGGATCACAACATTCGGGCTCCTGCTCATTGCAGCCGCATTCTATCTGGCACGGTTCTTCTACCACCTCGGGATACGGTATCTCAAGTGGAACATCCGGATTATCAGGGGAACGGAGGATCTCTCATGA
- a CDS encoding SprT family zinc-dependent metalloprotease — protein MDEIPVEKIVRSRRRTIALIINSEARLIVRAPMKASLEVINAVIREKQCWIRKKVAEMKQRPPVTVHRYEEGEIFFFLGRAYPLHIIEDGRGVIERTDRLCVSRMGEADISRRIKRWYIGEAQKEIRSRCMWFSMTTGYTPASVRITDARGRWGSCTHRGGLNFSWRLIQAPLEIVDYVIVHELVHLRQPDHSRKFWAKVREIMPDYERRREWLRENERLLRI, from the coding sequence ATGGACGAGATCCCCGTTGAAAAAATAGTCCGCTCACGGCGCAGGACAATCGCGCTCATCATCAATTCGGAAGCCCGGCTGATCGTCAGGGCCCCGATGAAAGCCTCTCTCGAGGTTATCAATGCGGTGATCCGGGAGAAGCAGTGCTGGATCCGGAAGAAAGTTGCCGAGATGAAGCAGCGGCCCCCGGTAACCGTACACAGGTACGAGGAAGGCGAGATCTTCTTCTTCCTCGGGAGAGCATACCCGCTGCACATCATCGAAGATGGCCGGGGGGTCATTGAACGCACCGACCGGCTGTGCGTCTCCCGTATGGGCGAGGCCGATATCTCCCGCCGGATTAAGCGCTGGTATATCGGGGAGGCACAAAAAGAGATCCGGTCGCGGTGCATGTGGTTCTCGATGACGACCGGGTACACCCCCGCATCGGTCCGCATCACGGATGCCCGCGGGCGCTGGGGTTCCTGCACGCACCGGGGCGGGCTCAATTTCAGCTGGCGTCTCATCCAGGCCCCGCTTGAGATTGTGGACTACGTGATTGTCCACGAGCTCGTCCATCTCCGGCAGCCGGATCATTCACGGAAGTTCTGGGCAAAAGTGCGGGAGATCATGCCGGACTACGAGCGGAGACGGGAGTGGCTCCGGGAGAATGAGCGGCTGCTGAGGATATGA